In the Gossypium arboreum isolate Shixiya-1 chromosome 10, ASM2569848v2, whole genome shotgun sequence genome, one interval contains:
- the LOC108488072 gene encoding berberine bridge enzyme-like 21, which yields MLITTHRLQTMTPPLSTPSLLPLLLVAFNICFSLAASNSIYESFVQCLKTRSNSSDNISDIVYSHSNATYEIVLEQYIRNARFNTSSTPKPVIIITPLTESHVSAAVICSNNIGFQLRIRSGGHDFEGVSYVSDQPFFILDMFNLRSISINMADQSVWVQSGATLGELYYRIWEKSKVYGFPAGVCPTVGVGGHISGAGYGNMVRKYGLSVDYVVDAKIVDVNGNILDRKAMGEDLFWAIRGGGGASFGVILAFNIKLVEVPETVTVFKLERTLEQNATDVVYKWQSVAPTTDDNLFMRMLVQPVTLNKQKTIKISIMALYLGDVNSVVPLLAEDFPELGLVTEDCFEMSWIESALWWASFGKGTSPTVLLDRESYHVKFMKRKSDYVKTPISKDGLQWLWKKMIELEEPGLVFNPYGGKMNEIKETETPFPHRAGNLFKIQYSINWKDMGIEADKRSRSLVNRLHSYMTSFVSKNPRSAYLNYRDLDIGITKNWSYQEGKVYGESYFNGNFERLVDVKTAVDPHNFFRNEQSIPPRTIKAWNEKNGGSIPPSTSKAWNKSKPYVMIILFTAIGII from the coding sequence ATGTTAATCACAACGCACCGACTACAAACAATGACGCCGCCATTGTCAACACCATCGCTTCTTCCTCTCTTACTTGTAGCTttcaacatttgcttttccctggCAGCATCCAATTCCATTTATGAATCCTTTGTTCAATGCCTGAAAACCCGTTCTAACTCATCGGATAATATCTCCGACATTGTTTACTCTCACTCCAATGCTACATATGAAATCGTTTTGGAACAGTATATTCGTAATGCTCGTTTCAACACTTCTTCAACGCCAAAGCCTGTGATCATCATTACACCTTTGACGGAATCCCATGTCTCGGCTGCCGTTATATGTTCCAACAATATTGGGTTTCAGCTTAGGATtcggagtggcggccatgacttCGAGGGGGTCTCTTATGTGTCTGACCAACCCTTTTTCATCCTCGACATGTTCAATCTTCGTTCAATATCGATTAACATGGCGGATCAATCAGTTTGGGTTCAGTCAGGTGCAACGCTTGGGGAACTTTACTATAGGATTTGGGAAAAGAGTAAAGTTTATGGATTCCCTGCTGGTGTTTGCCCCACTGTGGGTGTTGGTGGTCATATCAGCGGTGCTGGTTATGGTAACATGGTGAGAAAATATGGTCTCTCAGTGGACTATGTGGTGGATGCCAAGATAGTTGATGTTAATGGCAATATCCTGGATAGAAAAGCTATGGGAGAGGATCTCTTTTGGGCTATCAGAGGTGGCGGAGGAGCTAGTTTCGGGGTGATTCTAGCTTTCAACATCAAGCTTGTTGAAGTCCCCGAAACGGTGACGGTTTTCAAGCTCGAAAGAACCTTGGAACAAAACGCTACAGATGTTGTTTACAAATGGCAATCCGTTGCTCCCACAACAGATGACAATCTGTTCATGAGGATGCTGGTGCAGCCAGTTACATTAAACAAGCAAAAGACCATCAAGATTTCAATCATGGCATTGTATTTAGGGGATGTCAATAGTGTTGTTCCTTTGTTGGCTGAGGATTTCCCTGAATTGGGTCTTGTAACAGAGGATTGCTTTGAGATGAGTTGGATTGAATCAGCTCTATGGTGGGCTAGTTTTGGCAAAGGAACTTCACCTACTGTGTTGCTTGATAGAGAATCTTACCATGTGAAGTTCATGAAGAGGAAATCTGATTATGTGAAGACCCCAATATCAAAAGATGGGCTGCAATGGCTTTGGAAGAAGATGATTGAATTGGAGGAGCCAGGGTTGGTTTTCAATCCATATGGTGGAAAAATGAATGAAATAAAGGAAACAGAGACACCATTCCCGCATAGAGCAGGGAATTTGTTTAAGATACAGTATTCAATAAACTGGAAGGATATGGGAATTGAGGCTGACAAAAGGAGCAGAAGCCTGGTGAATAGGCTTCACAGTTACATGACTAGCTTTGTCTCTAAAAACCCAAGGAGTGCTTATTTGAACTATAGGGACCTTGATattggcatcaccaagaattggAGCTATCAAGAAGGTAAAGTTTATGGAGAGAGTTACTTCAATGGAAATTTTGAGAGATTGGTGGATGTGAAGACAGCAGTGGATCCCCATAATTTCTTTAGGAATGAACAGAGCATCCCTCCTCGTACGATCAAGGCATGGAACGAAAAAAATGGAGGGAGCATTCCACCTAGTACAAGCAAGGCATGGAACAAATCAAAACCTTATGTTATGATCATATTATTCACGGCCATAGGTATCATATAA
- the LOC108489234 gene encoding probable pre-mRNA-splicing factor ATP-dependent RNA helicase DEAH5, whose product MASSPAQDDALKKLEFLSLVSKVSSELESHVGFADKVLAEFITDMGRHSNTVDEFDAKLKENGAELPDYFVRTLLTIIHAILPPKPKAADKDSKAENTGDGKKSKFKALAIADDKDRAKELEKEIEMEMRDRKDKDRDRDKRDRDRDRDRDRDRDRDRGRDRSRHRDRYKEEEEEEKDRRDYGIRGRNRNRTRDNEDDRDFRNRGRNRDRDNVERDEDGGRSNGKYRDNEPELYKVYKGRVSRVMDSGCFVELNELRGKEGLVHVSQMASRRIPNAKDVVKRDQEVYVKVISISGQKLSLSMRDVDQNTGRDLLPLKKSSDDDSFRTNPSGGKEGPVTRTGLSGIRILEDEDAAPSRRPLKRMSSPERWEAKQLIASGVLRLDEYPMYDEDGDGMLYQEEGAEEELEIEMNEDEPAFLQGQTRYSVDMSPVKIFKNPEGSLSRAAALQSALIKERREVREQQQRTMLDSIPKDLNRPWEDPMPETGERHLAQELRGVGLSAYDMPEWKKDAYGKALTFGQRSKLSIQEQRQSLPIYKLKKELIQAVHDNQVLVVIGETGSGKTTQVTQYLAEAGYTTRGKIGCTQPRRVAAMSVAKRVAEEFGCRLGEEVGYAIRFEDCTGPDTVIKYMTDGMLLREILIDENLSQYSVIMLDEAHERTIHTDVLFGLLKQLVKRRPDLRLIVTSATLDAEKFSGYFFNCNIFTIPGRTFPVEILYTKQPESDYLDAALITVLQIHLTEPEGDILLFLTGQEEIDFACQSLYERMKGLGKNVPELIILPVYSALPSEMQSRIFDPAPPGKRKVVVATNIAEASLTIDGIFYVVDPGFAKQNVYNPKQGLDSLIITPISQASAKQRAGRAGRTGPGKCYRLYTESAYRNEMSPTTIPEIQRINLGMITLQMKAMGINDLLSFDFMDPPPPQALISAMEQLYSLGALDEEGLLTKLGRKMAEFPLDPPLSKMLLASVDLGCSDEILTIIAMIQTGNIFYRPREKQAQADQKRAKFFQPEGDHLTLLAVYEAWKAKNFSGPWCFENFVQSRSLRRAQDVRKQLLSIMDKYKLDVVCAGKNFTKIRKAITAGFFFHAARKDPQEGYRTLVENQPVYIHPSSALFQRQPDWVIYHELVMTTKEYMREVTVVDPKWLVELAPRFFKVADPTKMSKRKRQERIEPLYDRYHEPNSWRLSKRRA is encoded by the exons ATGGCATCATCGCCTGCCCAGGACGATGCTTTGAAGAAACTCGAATTTCTCTCTCTCGTCTCCAAAGTCAGTTCCGAGCTCGAGAGCCATGTTGGGTTTGCCGATAAGGTTTTGGCCGAATTCATCACCGACATGGGCCGTCACTCTAACACTGTCGATGAATTCGATGCCAAGCTCAAAGAAAACGGTGCCGAGTTGCCCGATTACTTCGTTCGCACGCTTCTCACTATTATCCACGCGATCCTGCCTCCGAAACCCAAAGCAGCCGACAAGGATTCCAAGGCGGAAAACACCGGTGACGGTAAGAAGTCTAAATTTAAAGCTTTAGCGATTGCTGATGATAAGGATAGAGCCAAAGAACTAGAGAAGGAAATTGAGATGGAGATGCGAGATAGGAAGGATAAGGATAGGGATAGGGATAAGAGGGACAGAGATAGAGATAGGGATAGGGATAGGGATAGGGATAGAGATAGGGGCAGAGATAGGAGTAGGCATAGAGATAGATataaggaggaggaggaggaggagaaggatAGGAGGGATTATGGCATTCGAGGAAGAAATAGGAATCGAACCCGGGATAATGAGGATGACAGGGATTTTAGGAATAGGGGCAGAAACAGGGACCGGGATAATGTGGAACGTGATGAAGACGGGGGCAGGAGTAATGGGAAGTATAGGGATAATGAGCCTGAATTGTATAAGGTATACAAGGGGAGGGTTTCGAGAGTGATGGATTCGGGTTGTTTCGTAGAGTTGAATGAGTTAAGGGGAAAGGAGGGTTTGGTTCATGTTTCCCAGATGGCTAGTAGAAGGATTCCCAATGCTAAAGATGTTGTGAAACGGGATCAGGAGGTTTATGTGAAGGTAATTTCGATTTCAGGTCAGAAGTTGAGTTTGTCTATGAGAGATGTTGATCAGAATACTGGTAGGGATTTGCTGCCATTGAAGAAGAGTTCAGATGATGATTCCTTTAGAACCAATCCTTCAGGGGGGAAAGAAGGGCCCGTGACAAGAACTGGTCTTTCAGGGATTAGGATTCTAGAGGATGAGGATGCTGCCCCATCGCGTAGGCCTTTGAAGAGAATGAGTTCACCGGAGAGGTGGGAAGCCAAACAGTTGATTGCTTCTGGTGTTTTGAGACTAGACGAGTATCCAATGTATGACGAGGACGGAGATGGAATGCTTTATCAAGAAGAGGGTGCCGAGGAAGAGTTGGAGATTGAGATGAATGAGGATGAACCTGCCTTTTTACAAGGGCAGACTAGGTACTCTGTCGATATGTCACcagtaaaaatatttaaaaatccagAAGGGTCCTTGAGTCGAGCCGCTGCTCTCCAGTCTGCACTTATTAAGGAACGGAGAGAAGTACGAGAGCAGCAGCAGAGGACAATGCTGGATTCAATTCCAAAGGATCTTAATCGTCCTTGGGAAGACCCAATGCCAGAGACTGGTGAGAGGCATCTTGCGCAGGAGCTTAGAGGTGTTGGATTGTCAGCATATGATATGCCTGAATGGAAGAAGGATGCTTATGGAAAAGCTTTGACTTTTGGACAGAGGTCTAAACTTTCAATTCAAGAGCAGAGGCAGAGCCTTCCCATTTATAAACTGAAAAAAGAACTCATTCAAGCTGTGCATGACAATCAGGTACTGGTGGTCATTGGTGAGACTGGTTCAGGTAAGACTACACAGGTAACCCAGTACCTTGCTGAGGCTGGGTACACTACAAGGGGTAAGATCGGATGTACTCAACCTCGTAGGGTGGCTGCAATGTCTGTGGCGAAGAGGGTAGCTGAGGAATTTGGTTGTCGGTTAGGGGAGGAAGTTGGTTATGCTATTCGCTTTGAAGATTGTACTGGACCAGATACTGTCATCAAGTACATGACTGACGGCATGCTTCTAAGGGAGATTCTGATTGATGAGAATCTTTCTCAATACTCGGTCATTATGCTTGATGAAGCACATGAGCGTACAATTCATACTGATGTCCTTTTTGGGTTATTGAAGCAGCTTGTGAAACGGAGGCCTGATCTTCGTCTGATTGTTACATCTGCTACACTGGATGCGGAGAAGTTTTCAGGGTATTTCTTCAACTGTAATATTTTCACAATTCCTGGGAGAACGTTTCCTGTGGAGATACTCTATACGAAACAGCCTGAGAGTGACTACCTAGATGCTGCCTTGATAACAGTCCTACAGATACACTTGACTGAACCTGAAGGTGACATTCTCCTCTTCTTGACTGGTCAGGAGGAAATTGATTTTGCATGCCAGTCTCTTTACGAGAGGATGAAAGGGCTAGGTAAAAATGTTCCAGAGTTGATTATTTTACCAGTTTATAGTGCCCTTCCTAGTGAAATGCAGTCTAGGATTTTCGATCCAGCACCTCCAGGGAAAAGGAAGGTGGTGGTGGCAACCAATATTGCTGAGGCTTCTTTAACTATAGATGGAATATTCTATGTGGTTGATCCTGGTTTTGCaaaacaaaatgtttataatcCAAAGCAAGGGCTTGATTCCCTAATCATAACACCAATCTCACAAGCATCAGCAAAGCAACGTGCTGGGCGTGCTGGACGTACTGGACCTGGAAAATGCTACCGCTTATACACTGAAAGTGCATATCGAAATGAGATGTCACCTACCACAATTCCTGAAATCCAGAGGATTAATCTTGGCATGATAACACTACAAATGAAGGCCATGGGCATAAATGATCTCCTTTCTTTTGATTTTATGGATCCCCCTCCACCCCAAGCTCTCATTTCTGCCATGGAGCAATTATACAGTCTAGGGGCTCTTGATGAGGAGGGACTTTTGACTAAATTGGGTAGAAAAATGGCAGAATTTCCTCTTGATCCTCCACTATCCAAGATGTTACTGGCCAGCGTGGACCTCGGGTGTAGTGATGAGATATTGACAATTATTGCAATGATCCAAACAGGTAATATCTTCTACAGGCCAAGGGAAAAGCAAGCTCAGGCTGATCAGAAGAGGGCCAAGTTTTTCCAGCCTGAAGGAGATCATTTGACTCTACTTGCTGTATATGAAGCTTGGAAAGCAAAGAACTTTTCAGGACCTTggtgttttgaaaattttgttcagtcTAGATCCTTGAGGAGGGCACAGGATGTCAGAAAACAGCTTCTCAGCATCATGGATAA GTACAAATTGGATGTAGTGTGCGCCGGAAAGAACTTTACAAAGATCAGGAAAGCTATCACGGCAGGGTTCTTTTTCCATGCTGCTAGGAAAGACCCGCAGGAAGGATATAGAACACTGGTGGAGAACCAGCCTGTTTATATACACCCAAGCAGCGCCCTGTTTCAGAGACAACCGGACTGGGTGATCTACCATGAGCTGGTAATGACTACAAAGGAGTACATGCGAGAGGTAACAGTCGTAGATCCCAAGTGGCTGGTTGAACTGGCTCCCAGGTTCTTTAAAGTAGCAGATCCCACGAAAATGAGCAAGCGGAAGCGTCAAGAACGAATTGAACCACTTTATGATAGATATCATGAACCTAATTCTTGGCGGCTTAGTAAACGACGAGCTTGA
- the LOC108488843 gene encoding berberine bridge enzyme-like 19: protein MSNSMAISLLFSLLFLNISISSAASNPTYQSLLQCLSQSINPSQNVSTILFSNTNPSYASVLQAYIRNARFNTSSTPKPVIIITPLEESHVSAAVICSQKVGFQLKIRSGGHDYEGLSYVSDKPFFVLDMFNLRSISIDMTDESAWVETGATLGELYYNIWEKSNVHGFPAGLCPTVGVGGHLSGAGYGTLMRKYGLSSDYIVDAKIVNVDGKILDRKAMGEDLFWAIRGGGAASFGVVLAYKVKLVRVPETVTVFRLERLLADNATDIALKWQSIAPTTDENLFTRMLLQPVTRNRQRTMRVTVIGQYLGNADGVVALLSKDFPELGLKNENCTEMTWIDSVLWWANFDAGTPPTALIDRNVNDADFLKRKSDYVQTPISKNGLESLWQKMVELGNVGLACNAYGGRMDEIDDKETPFPHRKGNLYKIQYSVNWNEPGNETEMNRTSQAKALHEFMTQFVSKNPRRAYLNYRDIDIGVAENWSYEEGKVYGESYFAGNYERLVDVKTAVDPNNFFRNEQSIPPRTK from the coding sequence ATGTCAAATTCAATGGCGATTTCActtctattttctcttcttttcctcAACATTTCCATTTCATCCGCAGCCTCCAACCCTACTTACCAATCGCTTCTCCAATGCTTAAGCCAATCCATTAATCCTTCCCAAAATGTTTCCACCATTCTCTTCTCCAACACCAACCCTTCTTACGCATCAGTTTTGCAAGCGTACATTCGTAACGCTCGGTTCAACACCTCTTCGACGCCTAAACCGGTCATCATCATCACTCCATTGGAAGAATCCCATGTTTCCGCAGCCGTAATCTGTTCTCAGAAAGTCGGTTTTCAGCTCAAAATTCGTAGCGGCGGTCATGATTACGAAGGGTTATCTTATGTTTCCGATAAACCCTTCTTTGTACTCGACATGTTTAACCTTCGGTCTATATCTATCGATATGACGGACGAGTCTGCTTGGGTTGAAACCGGTGCGACACTCGGTGAACTTTATTATAATATATGGGAAAAGAGCAACGTCCATGGATTTCCGGCTGGGTTATGTCCTACAGTCGGCGTTGGTGGCCACCTTAGCGGAGCCGGTTACGGTACTTTGATGAGGAAATACGGTTTATCTTCGGACTATATCGTCGATGCTAAGATAGTTAATGTCGACGGTAAAATTCTAGACCGTAAAGCCATGGGAGAGGATCTTTTTTGGGCTATAAGAGGCGGTGGAGCAGCCAGTTTTGGTGTCGTTTTAGCTTATAAAGTTAAACTAGTTCGTGTACCGGAAACGGTCACCGTTTTCAGACTCGAAAGATTATTAGCTGATAACGCTACTGACATTGCTTTAAAATGGCAATCCATTGCTCCGACGACCGATGAAAATCTCTTCACGAGAATGCTGTTGCAGCCGGTTACAAGAAACCGGCAAAGGACGATGAGAGTGACGGTGATCGGACAGTATTTAGGGAACGCCGACGGTGTCGTAGCTTTATTAAGCAAAGATTTCCCTGAGTTAGGTTTAAAAAACGAGAACTGCACAGAGATGACATGGATTGACTCAGTTCTTTGGTGGGCAAATTTCGATGCCGGAACACCACCGACAGCTTTGATTGACCGGAACGTTAACGACGCCGATTTCTTAAAGAGGAAATCAGATTACGTTCAGACTCCGATTTCCAAAAATGGGTTGGAATCATTATGGCAAAAGATGGTCGAATTAGGAAACGTGGGATTAGCATGCAACGCATACGGTGGAAGAATGGACGAAATCGACGATAAAGAAACACCGTTCCCACATCGGAAAGGGAATTTGTATAAGATACAGTACTCAGTGAACTGGAACGAGCCGGGGAATGAAACGGAGATGAATCGGACGAGTCAAGCGAAAGCACTTCACGAGTTCATGACTCAGTTCGTGTCGAAGAACCCAAGGAGAGCTTACTTGAATTATAGGGACATTGACATTGGTGTGGCAGAAAATTGGAGCTATGAAGAAGGTAAAGTATATGGGGAGAGTTATTTCGCCGGAAATTATGAGAGGTTGGTCGACGTGAAAACCGCCGTCGATCCTAACAACTTTTTCAGAAATGAACAAAGCATTCCTCCTCGTACTAAGTGA
- the LOC108488073 gene encoding berberine bridge enzyme-like 21 — MAISKLLLVFFSLVFFNLSFSWAASDPTYQSLLQCLNEIIPSPNVSAVIVSNNNPSFASILESRIHNARFNRTSTLKPAIIITPSDESHVSAAVICSQKVGFQLKIRSGGHDYEALSYTSDKPFFLLDMYNLRDVSIDIPDESAWVQTGATLGELYYHIWEKSNVHGFPAGVCPTVGVGGHIGGAGYGTMIRKYGLTTDYVIDAKIVNVNGKILDRKAMGEDLFWAIRGAGGANFGVVTAYKIKLVKVPEKVTVFRVERFLDDNGTEVAFKWQTVGATTDPNLFTRMLLQPNTKDKQTTVKVTVMGLYLGDINGLLTLLNKDFPELRLNKENCTEMPWIDSVLWWANFDLGTPPNVLLDRNNKDTKFVKRKSDYVQTPIPKDGLESLWQKMVQNEKVGLTCNSYGGKMDEIDTKESAFPHRKGNLYKIQYSINWDDPSNEADIKYTTQAKAVHEFMTQFVSKNPRRAYLNYRDIDIGSAKTWSYEEGKVYGESYFAENFDRLVDVKTAVDPNNFFRNEQSIPPRSTKTA, encoded by the coding sequence atggcAATATCAAAGCTATTGCTTGTGTTTTTCTCTCTTGTGTTCTTCAACCTTTCATTTTCATGGGCAGCTTCGGATCCTACATATCAATCCCTTCTTCAATGCTTGAATGAAATCATTCCCTCCCCTAATGTATCCGCCGTCATCGTCTCTAACAACAATCCTTCCTTTGCATCCATTTTGGAATCACGTATCCATAACGCTCGATTCAATAGGACTTCGACGCTTAAACCGGCAATCATCATTACTCCATCGGACGAATCCCATGTTTCAGCAGCGGTAATATGTTCCCAAAAGGTTGGTTTCCAGCTCAAAATCCGTAGCGGCGGACATGATTACGAAGCGTTATCTTATACTTCCGATAAACCCTTTTTTCTCCTCGACATGTATAATCTTCGGGACGTATCTATCGATATACCAGACGAGTCAGCCTGGGTTCAAACTGGTGCGACACTCGGTGAACTTTATTATCATATATGGGAAAAGAGTAATGTCCATGGATTTCCTGCCGGGGTTTGTCCTACGGTTGGTGTCGGTGGACATATCGGTGGTGCCGGTTACGGTACCATGATAAGAAAATATGGTTTAACAACAGATTATGTTATTGATGCCAAGATAGTTAACGTCAACGGAAAAATTCTAGACCGAAAAGCCATGGGAGAGGATCTTTTTTGGGCTATAAGAGGCGCAGGTGGAGCCAACTTCGGCGTTGTTACAGCTTATAAGATTAAACTCGTTAAAGTACCAGAAAAGGTCACTGTTTTCAGAGTCGAACGATTCTTAGACGATAATGGCACCGAAGTTGCCTTCAAATGGCAAACCGTCGGCGCCACAACCGATCCAAATCTCTTCACGAGAATGCTTTTACAACCCAATACGAAAGACAAGCAAACAACGGTGAAAGTGACGGTCATGGGACTGTATTTAGGTGACATCAATGGCCTTTTAACCTTATTGAACAAAGATTTCCCTGAACTACGTTTAAACAAAGAGAATTGCACTGAGATGCCGTGGATTGACTCAGTTCTTTGGTGGGCAAATTTCGATTTAGGTACACCACCAAACGTATTGTTGGATCGAAACAATAAAGACACTAAATTCGTGAAAAGGAAATCAGATTATGTTCAAACACCGATACCCAAAGATGGGTTGGAATCATTATGGCAAAAGATGGTTCAAAATGAAAAAGTGGGATTGACTTGTAATTCATACGGTGGTAAAATGGATGAAATCGATACTAAAGAGAGTGCATTCCCCCATCGGAAAGGGAATTTGTATAAGATACAATACTCTATAAATTGGGATGATCCTAGTAATGAAGCTGATATTAAGTACACGACTCAAGCCAAAGCGGTTCACGAGTTTATGACTCAGTTCGTGTCCAAGAATCCAAGGAGGGCTTATTTGAATTACAGGGACATTGATATTGGTTCTGCTAAGACTTGGAGCTATGAAGAAGGTAAAGTGTATGGTGAGAGTTATTTTGCCGAAAATTTTGATAGGCTGGTCGACGTGAAGACCGCTGTTGATCCGAACAACTTCTTTAGGAATGAGCAAAGCATCCCTCCTCGCTCCACTAAAACGGCTTAG